From Plutella xylostella chromosome 23, ilPluXylo3.1, whole genome shotgun sequence:
GGGATTCCAGCTGTTTGTTCAGAGCAATATCTGAGAATATCTATAACACCCAGCGGTACTTCCATAAGGTCCGCCTGGACTGTGTACAGTTCATGGCAACAGAAAGGCACTTATTTGAAGGGGTAGGATCTTGTCCATGTTATGTTTTATtctgattttgtttttttaatcttgAGTTAATCCAAATGTTTTCGTTGTAGTCATTGACTTGTCCTTTTGAGAACTATCTGAAGGAGATTGCGAACCCCTCAGAATGGGGTGGCCTTCTTGAGATATCTGCTATGAGCCACCTTTACAGGTAAGGTGTGCACAaagtttaatgtttatttgtttgttttcttacatttatttcacCTTTGTGTTTGGTTTGGTCTTGCAGACGAGACTTTGTAATATTTGAAGCTAACAAGGGCCCACAAAGTAAGATATGTAATGGCTACGGCAACACCATATATCTGTTCTATTCCCCTGACACCAAGCACTTTGACGCAGTTTACACAAAAGAATTCATAAACACATCATCGTTTTGCCAATGTAAGTCCCTTGTTTTCATACATTATTAGCTAGAAgatcattttatataaaacttattatcCTATTCAATCGAGAAtcattttatgtaggtactataattTAGTCTGTACCcaattttttagttttactcttggttttataattgtttttatttactaaagcTATCATACATTCTTTATTATGAAATCATTAGCTGTGGTATATGAAATTCTTTACGATGGAGTATATCAACTGAAAGACCTGCCATATGCTGTTGACAAAATGCTGCATGACAAAGTTCCCAGCAATCACATTGAATACTTTATGTCTGAAAATGTTGAGAGGCGCAAGAAACAGAAAGAGAAAGCCAAAGTCTTCATTGAATCTGCCAATGAGGAGGACAAGGACAAACAGACAAATGCTGTCACACTCAAGTGCAAGCATCACACTGAAGACATTGAAAGAGCAAGTCTTCTCAAGGAATCCCTCAGCATCTTTGTCTTCAATCGCAGCCTGATCCAACTAGAGAATGTCTGTCTGAACTGCCTGAATGTGAACAGTGCTAAAGACCTTCTCGATCACGGAATCACTCCCTTCCCATACAAGGTTGCCAAGGCCCTAGACCCAGACATTTATAGGAACATTGAATTTGATGTCTGGAGTGAAGTGAGACGAGGTAAAACTATCTTCTTCCTGTTAATAACTTAAATGCACAATTACGGAGTGTAACACATACGGTTAATTTGCAGAATTACGTTACGGTGGAAGATATTCAGATGGCACCACCCTTCAGGTGGGTGTGAAGTGCCTGTGCAAACTGCAGCCTGATCAGTCGGTTCCATACCATTGTCACATCCAAGAGATGCGTCCCGACGGAGGCCCGTGCCTAGTATTCATTGAGGAATTGGGCGAGAAACGTGTAGTGGACTTTGAACAGCTGGAGCCATTGCCCCTGGAGGAAGTGCGCCCCTGGGCCCCACCGTACAGATACTCGCGGTCCAACTCACAATTCTTGACTTTAAGCCAAATGTTGCAACAAATAGGTCCGTAATCCTTTTATATCcctcttttttaatttataacttattttactttattatttcaattccTTAAATTACACTTGAATCCTAAGTCATATTCCAATCCTGTGCAGGCAGCATCACCCGTAAGCAAGGATTGGGTAAGTCCCGTAAAAGCAAGGCCCCCATTGAAGAACCACAGAAACCGCCAGAAAAGGTTACCAGTCTCCCCAAGGAGGAAACCCTGCTACCCTGGGATGACGATAATCCGAAGTCCATCGATAGTGATTACGAAATGGACTCTTACATGCCAGAGAATAACGTTAACTTTTC
This genomic window contains:
- the LOC105381546 gene encoding putative bifunctional UDP-N-acetylglucosamine transferase and deubiquitinase ALG13 isoform X1, with product MSPSPPIRCRGTWKLHKRSSEQDRWLDEMGFFRKHTARDSSCLFRAISENIYNTQRYFHKVRLDCVQFMATERHLFEGSLTCPFENYLKEIANPSEWGGLLEISAMSHLYRRDFVIFEANKGPQSKICNGYGNTIYLFYSPDTKHFDAVYTKEFINTSSFCQSVVYEILYDGVYQLKDLPYAVDKMLHDKVPSNHIEYFMSENVERRKKQKEKAKVFIESANEEDKDKQTNAVTLKCKHHTEDIERASLLKESLSIFVFNRSLIQLENVCLNCLNVNSAKDLLDHGITPFPYKVAKALDPDIYRNIEFDVWSEVRRELRYGGRYSDGTTLQVGVKCLCKLQPDQSVPYHCHIQEMRPDGGPCLVFIEELGEKRVVDFEQLEPLPLEEVRPWAPPYRYSRSNSQFLTLSQMLQQIGSITRKQGLGKSRKSKAPIEEPQKPPEKVTSLPKEETLLPWDDDNPKSIDSDYEMDSYMPENNVNFSMYQHLDLVNFEPMPISILAAPLMVDCRPAGAAPHELPHNGPATETHHGPSPRIAGAGGEPGGPGAAPSPGVRASTPAAANAVNTYTGGMNPAPVAYAGVGAAPYVCGMKVWCAPPPPPPPAVNPHVYKSVHANGADLPINDIPTLRYYFNLGVECMWAAYGPPPPQPPPRHYSPRDLAQDMQQISLHERPAMAHNGPEQGHKHKPPPTNDNKGNGQNKGNGQRPLLGPRFKRGNNNQDGGNGNSNNHQNKGHNNTGNKGPNNRRNSTTDRGYPEADIPPEPPLLALPYMPYPPPPVYPVPYYPIEAGPGAYPMYYPVENEQGMMGMVGGVGYVPYEEGVEYGAPMQYLPPYPPPRPPHHMPEH
- the LOC105381546 gene encoding protein ovarian tumor locus isoform X2, with the protein product MSPSPPIRCRGTWKLHKRSSEQDRWLDEMGFFRKHTARDSSCLFRAISENIYNTQRYFHKVRLDCVQFMATERHLFEGSLTCPFENYLKEIANPSEWGGLLEISAMSHLYRRDFVIFEANKGPQSKICNGYGNTIYLFYSPDTKHFDAVYTKEFINTSSFCQSVVYEILYDGVYQLKDLPYAVDKMLHDKVPSNHIEYFMSENVERRKKQKEKAKVFIESANEEDKDKQTNAVTLKCKHHTEDIERASLLKESLSIFVFNRSLIQLENVCLNCLNVNSAKDLLDHGITPFPYKVAKALDPDIYRNIEFDVWSEVRRELRYGGRYSDGTTLQVGVKCLCKLQPDQSVPYHCHIQEMRPDGGPCLVFIEELGEKRVVDFEQLEPLPLEEVRPWAPPYRYSRSNSQFLTLSQMLQQIGSITRKQGLGKSRKSKAPIEEPQKPPEKVTSLPKEETLLPWDDDNPKSIDSDYEMDSYMPENNVNFSMYQHLDLVNFEPMPISILAAPLMVDCRPAGAAPHELPHNGPATETHHGPSPRIAGAGGEPGGPGAAPSPGVRASTPAAANAVNTYTGGMNPAPVAYAGVGAAPYVCGMKVWCAPPPPPPPAVNPHVYKSVHANGADLPINDIPTLRYYFNLGVECMWAAYGPPPPQPPPRHYSPRDLAQDMQQISLHERPAMAHNGPEQGHKHKPPPTNDNKGNGQNKGNGQRPLLGPRFKRGNNNQDGGNGNSNNHQNKGHNNTGNKGPNNRRNSTTDRGYPEADIPPEPPLLALPYMPYPPPPVYPVPYYPIEAGPGMMGMVGGVGYVPYEEGVEYGAPMQYLPPYPPPRPPHHMPEH